The Streptomyces sp. NBC_00162 genome window below encodes:
- a CDS encoding serine/threonine-protein kinase gives MATADHAVLSPLGPNDPQEIAGYRLLARIGEGGMGSVYLSRTRGNQPVALKVIRREFAQEQDFRARFEHEVQAARRVQGYHIVPVVDHDTSGEQPWLASAYVPGLALDDALATHGPLPMPAVFQLIGCTAQALHSVHAASVIHRDLKPSNILLSSNGPWVIDFGIARATDATQLTRSGGFIGTPQYMSPEHALGRQVTPATDIFALGLIAAVVATGRHPYGDGAGISIAASIANTPQQAPDLSGYPDPLRPLLERCLAADASQRPGPAELAEWCQRAAGRPLRDFKDWLPAGLTAEIARREQLSQTPPQPQTPPQMPPQTPPQPSYNPTYVPTQASGPGQPMQGTTGPQAAIYGAATATASVPTPAPTPVPVPVPPNRGRSRVPLVVGAGILAVVLAAGGTWYVTRADDKSGNGSKGGDKAADQPKPSSSEPQTQAPASAQPQTPAAPGYTVVFNDKSLKLLAPREFGKYNDVDLDFPKVAPFGEIASGNRELQMGFDAVESRTTFGKSKGPTPEQCATGAATNPIPDKLNSAALTGADSTIVQGDLLCTVTSKGNLAMVKIVGIEPSTSKQYDIPTYLTEVTLWKRQS, from the coding sequence ATGGCGACCGCCGACCATGCCGTGCTGAGTCCACTGGGGCCGAACGATCCACAGGAGATCGCCGGTTACCGGCTGCTCGCGCGGATCGGCGAAGGCGGAATGGGATCGGTCTACCTGTCCCGAACCCGGGGCAACCAGCCGGTCGCACTGAAGGTCATCCGGCGCGAGTTCGCCCAGGAGCAGGACTTCCGTGCCCGCTTCGAGCATGAGGTCCAGGCAGCGCGCCGGGTGCAGGGCTACCACATCGTGCCGGTCGTGGACCACGACACCAGCGGTGAACAGCCCTGGCTCGCCAGCGCCTACGTACCGGGCCTGGCGCTGGACGACGCGCTCGCCACCCATGGGCCGCTCCCGATGCCCGCCGTGTTCCAGCTGATCGGCTGCACCGCGCAGGCTCTGCATTCCGTACACGCCGCCTCGGTGATACACCGCGACCTGAAACCCAGCAACATCCTGCTGAGTTCGAACGGCCCCTGGGTGATCGACTTCGGTATCGCGCGCGCCACCGACGCCACCCAGCTCACGCGCAGCGGTGGGTTCATCGGGACACCGCAGTACATGTCGCCCGAGCATGCGCTGGGCCGCCAAGTCACCCCGGCGACCGACATCTTCGCGCTGGGACTGATCGCCGCGGTCGTGGCCACCGGTCGCCACCCGTACGGCGACGGCGCGGGAATCTCGATCGCCGCCTCGATCGCCAACACTCCGCAGCAGGCGCCGGATCTGAGCGGCTACCCGGATCCGCTACGGCCGTTGCTGGAGCGCTGCCTGGCGGCCGATGCTTCCCAGCGGCCCGGGCCTGCCGAGCTGGCCGAGTGGTGCCAGCGGGCGGCGGGCCGGCCACTGCGTGACTTCAAGGACTGGCTGCCCGCCGGGCTCACGGCGGAGATCGCGCGGCGGGAGCAGCTGTCGCAGACGCCCCCCCAGCCTCAGACCCCGCCGCAGATGCCCCCGCAGACCCCGCCGCAGCCCTCGTACAACCCGACGTACGTACCGACGCAGGCGTCCGGGCCGGGTCAGCCGATGCAGGGGACAACGGGTCCCCAGGCGGCGATATACGGCGCCGCCACTGCCACAGCGTCCGTTCCCACTCCCGCTCCCACCCCCGTTCCCGTTCCCGTTCCCCCGAACCGTGGCCGCAGCCGGGTGCCCCTGGTCGTCGGCGCGGGGATCCTGGCCGTCGTCCTGGCCGCGGGCGGCACCTGGTACGTCACGCGCGCAGACGACAAGAGCGGGAATGGGAGCAAGGGCGGGGACAAGGCGGCGGACCAGCCGAAGCCCTCTTCGTCCGAGCCGCAGACCCAGGCCCCGGCGTCCGCGCAGCCTCAGACTCCTGCCGCCCCCGGTTACACGGTGGTGTTCAACGACAAGTCGTTGAAGCTCCTGGCTCCCAGGGAATTCGGCAAGTACAACGACGTGGACCTCGACTTCCCGAAGGTGGCGCCGTTCGGAGAGATCGCGAGCGGCAACCGGGAGCTGCAGATGGGATTCGACGCCGTCGAGAGCCGAACGACGTTCGGCAAGAGCAAGGGCCCCACCCCCGAGCAGTGCGCGACCGGAGCCGCCACGAACCCGATTCCCGACAAGCTGAACAGTGCTGCCCTGACCGGAGCGGACAGCACCATCGTTCAGGGCGATCTGCTCTGCACGGTTACGTCCAAGGGCAACCTGGCGATGGTGAAGATCGTCGGCATCGAGCCCTCGACCAGCAAGCAGTACGACATCCCGACCTACCTCACCGAAGTGACGCTCTGGAAGCGACAGTCGTAG
- a CDS encoding NAD(P)/FAD-dependent oxidoreductase: protein MQHRIVILGAGYTGALAAGRLAKRLHRQDVAITLVNPEPDFVERVRLHQLAAGQDLKPRPFGEMFAGTGVELKLGEVTGVDVDRKTVTVAAANGPEREELEQLEYDTLVYALGSGWNDGGVPGTAEHAHEVSSRPGARRLRDRLAALDAGRPVVVVGGGLTGLEAVTEIAEARPDLDVALAAHGALGDWLSEKGRAHLRKVVDKLGITVHEHTAVNAVEADGVTTAGGRTIPAEVTVWTTGFAVHPIARATALEVTDRGQIVVDSTMRSVSHPDVYAVGDAAMAMGPGDKPLRMSCASGIPMAWQAADAIAARLTDTKVPHVSIHYSKQCISLGRKDGLIQSVTADDRAVDSALTGRVAARFKELICKGAAWGVANPTVGMPSRRRRVVRQETRSRAQAEAAA from the coding sequence ATGCAGCACCGCATCGTCATCCTCGGAGCCGGCTACACCGGTGCCCTCGCCGCCGGCCGCCTCGCCAAGCGGCTGCACCGCCAGGACGTCGCCATCACCCTCGTCAACCCCGAGCCCGACTTCGTCGAGCGCGTCCGGCTGCACCAGCTCGCGGCCGGCCAGGACCTCAAGCCCCGCCCGTTCGGCGAGATGTTCGCCGGCACGGGTGTGGAGCTGAAGCTCGGAGAGGTCACCGGCGTGGACGTGGACCGCAAGACGGTCACGGTCGCCGCCGCGAACGGCCCCGAGCGGGAGGAGCTGGAGCAACTGGAGTACGACACTCTGGTCTACGCCCTCGGCAGCGGCTGGAACGACGGGGGCGTCCCCGGCACCGCCGAACACGCCCACGAGGTCTCCAGCCGCCCCGGCGCCCGCCGCCTCCGCGATCGCCTGGCCGCCCTGGACGCCGGCCGGCCCGTGGTCGTGGTCGGCGGCGGCCTGACGGGCCTGGAGGCCGTGACCGAGATCGCCGAGGCCCGCCCGGACCTCGACGTCGCCCTGGCCGCCCACGGCGCCCTCGGCGACTGGCTCTCGGAGAAGGGCCGCGCCCACCTGCGGAAGGTGGTGGACAAGCTCGGCATCACGGTCCACGAACACACCGCGGTCAACGCCGTGGAGGCGGACGGCGTGACGACCGCCGGCGGCCGGACCATCCCCGCCGAGGTCACGGTCTGGACCACCGGCTTCGCCGTCCACCCGATCGCCCGGGCCACCGCCCTGGAGGTCACCGACCGTGGCCAGATCGTGGTCGACAGCACGATGCGCTCGGTGTCCCACCCGGACGTGTACGCCGTGGGCGACGCGGCGATGGCGATGGGCCCGGGCGACAAGCCGCTGCGCATGTCCTGCGCCTCGGGTATCCCCATGGCCTGGCAGGCCGCCGACGCCATCGCCGCCCGCCTCACCGACACCAAGGTCCCCCACGTCTCGATCCACTACTCCAAGCAGTGCATCTCCCTCGGCCGCAAGGACGGGCTGATCCAGTCCGTCACCGCCGACGACCGAGCGGTCGACAGCGCCCTGACGGGCCGCGTGGCCGCCCGCTTCAAGGAACTCATCTGCAAGGGCGCGGCCTGGGGCGTCGCCAACCCGACCGTGGGCATGCCGTCGCGGCGCCGCCGTGTCGTACGGCAGGAGACCCGGAGCCGCGCACAGGCGGAGGCAGCGGCCTGA
- the sigJ gene encoding RNA polymerase sigma factor SigJ — translation MALIMSDVDRFESARPRLEAIAYRLLGSASEAEDAVQETFLRWQAADVGRIEVPEAWLTKVLTNWCLNMLTSARARRETYVGRWLPEPLLAGDPMLGPADTAEQRESVSYAVLVLLERLSPGERAVYVLREAFEHPHREIAEILDITEAASQQIYHRAKKHIADGKARTEIDAAAARRIVEEFLAAATTGRTEPLVRLLTQDAVAVGDGGGKVPARTKAFEGALAVATFMRGLFKPGAAKRAHVGGAPDIYATTANGEPAIVAVVDGRVVGIICLEVAAEGIVAIRSQANPDKLVRATELWAAADHGEGPLLTL, via the coding sequence ATGGCCTTGATCATGAGTGACGTGGACCGGTTCGAGAGTGCCAGGCCCCGGCTGGAGGCCATTGCCTACCGGCTGCTCGGCTCGGCGAGTGAGGCTGAGGATGCCGTACAGGAGACGTTCCTGCGCTGGCAGGCGGCCGACGTCGGGCGGATCGAGGTGCCTGAGGCCTGGCTGACGAAGGTCCTCACCAACTGGTGCCTCAACATGCTCACTTCGGCACGTGCCCGGCGCGAGACGTACGTGGGGAGATGGCTCCCCGAGCCGCTGCTCGCCGGGGACCCGATGCTCGGCCCGGCCGACACCGCCGAGCAGCGCGAGTCCGTGTCGTACGCCGTCCTCGTCCTGCTGGAGCGCCTGTCGCCGGGCGAGCGGGCGGTGTACGTGCTGCGCGAGGCCTTCGAGCACCCGCACCGGGAGATCGCCGAGATCCTGGACATCACCGAGGCCGCCAGCCAGCAGATCTACCACCGGGCCAAGAAGCACATCGCGGACGGCAAGGCGCGCACCGAGATCGACGCGGCCGCCGCCCGCAGGATCGTCGAGGAGTTCCTGGCGGCGGCGACCACCGGCCGTACCGAACCCCTCGTGCGCCTGCTCACCCAGGACGCCGTCGCGGTCGGCGACGGCGGCGGGAAGGTCCCGGCGCGTACGAAGGCGTTCGAGGGCGCGCTCGCGGTCGCCACGTTCATGCGCGGCCTGTTCAAGCCCGGCGCGGCCAAGCGGGCCCATGTCGGCGGCGCGCCCGACATCTACGCCACGACCGCGAACGGCGAGCCCGCCATCGTGGCGGTCGTGGACGGCCGGGTCGTCGGGATCATCTGCCTGGAGGTCGCCGCGGAGGGCATCGTCGCGATCCGCAGCCAGGCCAACCCCGACAAACTCGTCCGCGCGACCGAGCTGTGGGCCGCCGCGGACCACGGGGAGGGCCCCCTCCTCACCCTCTGA